A segment of the Aneurinibacillus sp. REN35 genome:
TCATGCACAAGGAAGTCAAAGTAAAGGATTTTATGCAGAATGGAAGGAAGGGTGGACAGCGATCTTATCCATTCGTACTCTGCTTTTCTGTTTGTTATTTTCCTTTTCTATAACAACGGTGATTCAAATTGTCGATATCCAACTGCTTGTCTTACTCCGAGATATTAAACCAAATCAAATAGAACTGCCCGGCTTAATTATTGCCACCATAGGAATCGGGGCTGTATGCAGTACGATGATTGTAACCAAGCGAAAGCAGAATCTGCACTACTTTGTATTGCTGAGCATCGGTTCGATTTTAATGGGGATAGCTGTATTTATCTTCAGTATCTTTCACAAATCAACTCCTATGCTCTTTCTCATCCTTACTGGAGGGTTATGCGGAATTGGTACGGGCCTTTCATTTATTAGTGTTCAATTCGCCATGCAAAAGGAAGCACCTTCACAAATCATTGGCAGAGTATACGGTATTTATCATTCCGTTTTTAACCTTTTGCTTATTGTAGCTCCTTTATTAGGTGGATGGCTTGTTAAACAATATGGCGCTTATGTAGTATTTAAAATATGTGGATTTTTCGCTATCGCGATGGGTGTGGGGGGTGTTCTTATACAGAAAAGAACGAAAAGTAGATCACTGAATCAGTTGGAGACAGGAGAGAGAAACACGTCCTCTCCCCTGTGAAAGCTATGATTTGCTTCTGAACCATCTGCTTGCACGGGTTTTTTTCGGGTTATTCGGATGAGTAGGGTCATAAAACCACTTCTTCTGCACAGTCACGTATGCCAGTACAACTCCGATCAAAACCAGTAACCAACCCAAG
Coding sequences within it:
- a CDS encoding MFS transporter, producing the protein MSIPTALHEVKPIHKNRFFLRAFTAHIFSSLGDWLDFIAILALFTYIWKADVLLISILPVAYALPGILLSQAAGVWVDRMRTKHVLIYVDLLRSICTIFLLYMPSPVWVLSAIFVRAAIGTFHLPAQQSFIRKVVDEAQLLKATGLIGTSFQLTKIVGPMLGSFVLALSSYKTCLLLTAGCLMVSVLLLLFLPEKQEYFSGHAQGSQSKGFYAEWKEGWTAILSIRTLLFCLLFSFSITTVIQIVDIQLLVLLRDIKPNQIELPGLIIATIGIGAVCSTMIVTKRKQNLHYFVLLSIGSILMGIAVFIFSIFHKSTPMLFLILTGGLCGIGTGLSFISVQFAMQKEAPSQIIGRVYGIYHSVFNLLLIVAPLLGGWLVKQYGAYVVFKICGFFAIAMGVGGVLIQKRTKSRSLNQLETGERNTSSPL